The window ACCGCCGCCCGGGTCGCGGGTGTGCCGGCACTGACGGACAGGAACCCGTATGAGTCGGGCCGAATTCCGTCCTCTTCGGGAAAACGTATTTGCCGAACGGGTTGCTATACTCACATATGAGGGACCGACTCACCAACGTGCTTCGAAGGGCCCGCTACGCAGCGATCGGGGCAGCCATCGGAGCCGCAATCGGGGCACTGTTCAGTCGAAACGCCGCGAGTACCGGGGGCGCGATCGGGGGCCTCGTCGGCGCCATCGTCGCGGAGACGAGGGAAACGGCCGACGAACTGCTCGAGGAAGCCAAAGAACGAACCGGGAAGACGGACTGACGGGCCGACCGCCGCCGTTCCTTTTATACTGAATTGCGAGGCGAATACCCCGACCCACCGTGGTCGGGTATGAAGCCGACAACTCGTGATACAAACCATTAAGAAACAATACGACGAATCAAGAGACAGCGATGGAATACAGTCACCGCTACCACGCCTACCCAACACAAGAGGTAGCGGCTGAACTGGAACATCATCTTGACGTTCATCGCCAACTCTACAACCACGTCCGATGTGACTACGAACAAGCCCCGGAAGACGACAAGCCGAGCGAGTACGACCAGAACAACAAACTTCCCGAGTGGAAACGCAAGTGGCCGGTTTTCGGTGAACTGCACTCGAAGGCCGCACAAGCTACCGTCGCTCGTTTTCACCGTAACCTCTCGAACCTTCGTAAGAAAAAGGAGAAAGGGTACAAGGTTGGTCGGCTCAAACGGCAAGCACCCACTGAGTACCAGAGCGTGACGTACAGTCAGTCTGGTTTTGACCTCGATGAAAAGAGGGGCTACGACAAATACGCATACGTTCGCTTCAGCAAGATTGGCTGGGTCAAAATCCGGTATTCTCGCCCGATTCCCGACCACACCACCATCAAAGAAGTCACATTCAAGAAAGAGACGACTGGCGAGTGGTTCGTGTCCTTCGGTCTGGAAACCGACGACACCGACTTGCCCGAGAAACCCGACGTGGAGTCGCTCGACACGAGCAACAGTGTCGGGATTGACCTCGGCATCCTCAACTACATCCACACATCGGACGGTAAGACCGTGGATTGGCTCGACCTCGAAGACGACTACGAGCGACTCCGACGCGAGCAACGCAAACTCTCACGGAAAGAGAAGGGGTCGAACAACTACGAGAAACAACGGCGAGAAGTGGCGAAGGGTAAGCGCCATCTCAAGCGGAAGGTGCTGGACTATCAGCACAAGATTACGACGTGGCTCGTCAAAGAGTACGACGCCGTGTTCGTGGAAGACCTCAACGTATCAGGGATGCTTCAGGGAGAGGGGAACGCTCGGAACAAGCAGGATGTGGCGTGGCGACAGTTCATCACGCTCCTCGAATACAAGGCCGACCTCTACGGCGCTCACGTTGTTCAGGTCGAAGCACGAGGGACGACGAAGGAGTGCGCGTCGTGTGGTGTGGAGACGGCGAAGCCCATCTGGGTCAGGGAACACTCCTGCCCGTCGTGTGGGTTCAAGACAGATCGGGACGCAAATGCGGCGATGAACGTCTTGCAGAGAGGGTTTTCTGAATTAGGGCTGGGATGGCCCGAATCAACGCCTGTGGAGACTGTGACCGCTACGGGCACCGCTGATTTTCAGCGCGTGTCTGCAAGTCACGTCATCGAAACAGGAAGCCTGCCCTCGTGAGAACAGGATTCCCCGCGCCACCGTGCGCGGGGTAACATTCAATGTACAGCCGTCCGACCGAGGGATGGATGAGCGACTTCGTTACGCCACCGCCGCTCGAGCGTGGCGACCGGATCGCGGTCGTGGCACCGGCGTCGAACCCCCGGTCGGAGTTTCCGCACGTCTACGACCTCGGCCTCGAGCGGCTCCGCGAGGTGTTCGACCTCGAGCCCGTCGAGTACCCGACGGTCTCGATGACCGACGAGGAGCTATCGGGCGCGGAGGGTCCCGAAGCGCGTGCGAAAGACCTGATGGACGCCTTCGAGGATCCCGACGTCGACGGCGTCGTGGCCGTCATCGGCGGTAACGACCAGATCGGCGTCCTCGAGCACCTCGAGCCGGACGTCTTCCGGAAGAACCCAACCCGGTTCTACGGCTACAGTGACAACACGAACCTCGCGCTATACCTCTGGAACCTCGGGATCGTCTCCTACCAGGGACCGATGGTCTTCACCGAACTGGGGATGGACGGCTCCATGTTCGAGTACGGTATCGAGTACGCCGAACGCGCCTTCTTCGAGGAGTCGCTCGGCGAACTCCGGCCCGCCGACCGCTTCACGGACGAACCCGGCGACTGGACCGATCCGAACGATATCGAGGAGCCGCGGAACACCGAATCCAACCCCGGCTGGCAGTGGGCCGGCGGCGACGACCCCGTCTCGGGGCGCGTCTGGGGCGGCTGCCTCGAGATACTCGACCAGCAGTTCCTCGCCGGCCGCTACCTCCCCGACGAGGACGACCTCGAGGGAACGATCCTCGCGCTCGAGACCTCGGAGGAACTCCCGGAACCGACCTGGGTGGCAGGGGCACTCCGGGCGCTCGGCGAACGGGGGCTGCTCGAGCGGTTCGACGGCGTCCTCGTCGGTCGGCCGCCGGCCCGCTCGCACCTCGAGGATCGGCCGCCCGAGCGCCGCGAGACCTACCGGGAGAACCAGCGAACGGCGATCGAGGAGGTGTTCGCGACGTACAACCCGTCGGCGCCGATCGTCTTCGACGTCGACTTCGGCCACACGTACCCGACCGCACCGATCCCGATCGGCGGGCGCGTCGAGATCGATCCCGGGGCAGAACGGATCCGCTTCGAGTAGAAGCGACGATCAGTTCCCGTTCTCTCCGTCGATCGCTTCCCGTCGCAACCGTTCTTCCTCCTCCGTGGAGACCGTCAATTCGGGGACCGTCGTCGGCTTGTTGTTTTCGTCGATCGCGACGTAGACGAAGTACGATTCGGTCGTCTTCTCCCGCTCGCGCGTTCGCAGGTCCTCGCGCTCGGCGACCAGCCGCACCTTCACGCTCGAGGTGCCCGCCTCGTAGACGTAGGCGGTGATGTAGGCGGTGTCACCGACTGGAATCGGCCGCTCGAAGTTCATGCTGTTGACCCGTGCGGTGACGCAGGTTTCGCCGGAGAACCGCATCGCGGACATCGCCCCGACCTCGTCCATCCACTTCATCACGTTCCCCCCGTGGGCGACCTCGAGCATGTTGGCGTGGTTGGGCTGGACCATCTCCCGGTTCTCCACTACCGTCTCGATCAGATCGGTCATCGGTCTACGTTCCGCCAGGACGGTTTTGATTCTTTCACTCCGCGCCCGCGCACCGGTCGGTTCGACACTGGTAAAAGTCGCGGCCGAGTTGAACCGCTAATGAGCGATGGAGGTGGCGTCGACGTGCCGGAGCCGCCCGACCGGCCGGAATCCGAACCGGGCGGGGACGGGAACCGCGGTACCGGCTCCGTCGACGTCCTCGGGACTGCACACGTCTCGCAAGCGAGCGTCGACGAAGTTCACGAAACCGTCGATCGCGACCAGCCCGACGTCGTCGCCGTCGAACTCGACGAGGGTCGCTACCGCCAGATGCAGGGCGGCACGCCCGACGACCTCGAGGCCGAGGACCTGCTGTCGGGCAACACCGTCTTCCAGTTTCTGGCCTACTGGATGCTGTCGTACGTCCAGTCACGGCTCGGCGACCAGTTCGACGTCGAACCCGGCGCCGACATGCAGGCCGCGATCGAGGCCGCGGAGCGAAACGGCAGCGGCGTCGCCCTGGTCGATCGTGACATCCAGGTGACGATCCAGCGGTTCTGGCGGCGGCTCTCGTTTACCGAGAAACTGAAAATGATCGGCGGGCTCGCGCTCGGGATCACCGATCCGCGAACGATCGGGCTGGCCCTCGGCGCGGCTGCCGGCGTCCTCGCCGGGATCGTCCTCACCGTCTTCGTCGGGCCCTTCCTGGGGTACGGCGACGCCCTGTTACTCGGTGTCGAGAACCCGACGACGCTGCAGTACGTCGGCGCGGTCGGCGCCGGTGCCGTCGGCGGCGTTTTGCTCGGGCTCCTCTTTCTCCCCTCGCTGGAGACCGTCGCGGACGACGACGGCCGACTCGACGGGTTCACGGTACGCCTGCTGGGCGGTGCAGCGATCGGCATCGCCGCCTGTCTGGGACTCGTCGCTACCGGCACGTTCGTCGGCCCGTTCTCGGCGGCGAACCTCGAGGGGGCCGGCGTCTACTCGATCCGGGGCGCGCTCGGGGCCGTCGCCGGCCTCGGGTTCGGCGTCGTCGCGGGCGGGGTCCTCGGACTCCTCCTCGACGCCCTCGGCGGGGACGTCGAGGAGGTCGACGAGATCGACATCGAGGAGATGACCGACGGCGACGTCGTCGGCGCGATGATGGAGGAATTCCGCCAGTTCAGCCCGCGAGGGGCCAACGCCCTCATCGACGAACGGGACGCCTACATCGCCCACAACCTCCACCAACTGCGACAGCAGGGGTACGAGGTGCTCGCCGTCGTGGGCGCGGGCCACCGGGCCGGCATCGAACGCTATCTCGCAAACCCCGAGGAACTGCCGCCGATGGAGTCGCTGACGGGCACCGCGTCGGGACGGCGGTTCTCGCCCGTGAAGCTGTTCGGCTATCTGGTGATGCTGGCTTTCTTCGGCTTCTTCTTCCTGCTGATCATGGCCGGCGTCAGGAACACGTTCCTGCTCCAGCTGTTCGCGGCGTGGTTCCTGTTCAACGGCATCTTCGCGTTCACGCTGGCCCGCCTGGCCGGCGCACGATGGTCGAGCGCCGGCGTCGGCGGCCTGGTCGCCTGGCTGACCAGCATCAACCCGATGCTCGCGCCGGGCTGGTTCGCCGGCTACGTCGAACTCAAACACCGCCCGGTCAACGTCCGCGACATCCAGACGCTCAACGAGATCGTCGGCGACACCGAGCGGCCGATCGGCGAGGCCGTCGAGGACATGTTCGACGTCCCGCTGTTCCGGCTGATCATGATCGTCGCGCTGACGAACATCGGGAGCCTGATCGCGACCGTGCTGTTCCCGCTCGTCGTGTTGCCGTACCTGGCACCCGACATCGGCGGCGTCGACGCCCTGATGAACGAACTGCTACGCGGAGCCGAGAACAGCCTCGAGTTGCTCCGGGAGGCGCTCCGATGAGCGTGCGCGCCGACCGCCGGTCCCAGCCCGGGCCCGAGTTGACGTTCAGCGACAAGGAACTGTTCGACCTCGCGGTCTCCTGGCTCGTCCTGAGCGTCGCGTTCGCGCTGTTGCTCAGGCCGATCCATCGGGTCGATGGAATCTCCCTCGGTTCGTTCGTGACGATGGTCGGGCTGAGCTTCGTGACCGTCGGGGTCGCCTTCCTGTTGCACGAACTCGCACACAAGGTCGTCGCGATCGAGTACGGCCAGATCGCCGAGTTCCGTGCCGACTATCAGATGTTGTTCCTGGCGATCATGAGCGCGCTGATCGGCTTCCTGTTTGCCGCGCCGGGAGCCGTCTACCACCGCGGCCGCATCACGAAACGGGAAAACGCCATGGTGGCGGTCGCCGGACCCGTGACCAACCACCTGCTCGCCGTGCTCTTTCTCCCGCTCATGGTGTTCGGGGGGTACCTCGGCGTGATCGGCCACATGGGCGTGCTCATCAACCTCTTCCTGGCAGCGTTCAACATGCTGCCGTTCGGCCCGCTCGACGGGAAGACCGTCCTCGAGTGGAACACGGGCGTCTTTGGGGCAGTCTTCGCTCTCAGCGTAGCGTTGCTCGCCGGGTTCGTCGTGCTGTTCGGGTTCTGGTGACGGAGCCGTCGGGCCGCAATAGTATTTCGACGCTCGCACCAGACCGTTGATGGCCGTTCCGCCCGACGATTCCAGTATGCACACCGGCGACGGTGACGGAGCACGGGCGTCGAGCAGCGAGCACGAGGGAGTCATCGTCTGCGAAATCGACGAGCGCCACGACGTCGGGTGGCTCACCGACACGCTCCCGCGGCTGGTTCGGCTCCCCGGCGTGGAGTCGATCGATGTCGACCGTGACACGTTCGCGGACGCCGAGTACCTCCAGCTCGTCGTGACGTTCTCGTCGGAACGGGCATGGGCGCGGTTTGCGTCCGGCGACGGCTGTCGACTCGTCTCCGTTCTCGAGTCCCGGCTGGACCGACCGGGAACGTGACGATAGGGCGCGAGCCCGAGACGGCTCCGGTCGTAACCCGCGGGCGACCGGTGATCTTTTGCTCACACCGGTCAGTCGTTCGAACATGACCGAGTCCGCGGACGACGGCGAGGGCCAAAAGCAGGAGCAGGAGCAGGAGCAGGACCAGGACCAGGACCAGGACCAGGACCAGGACCAGGAGCGACTCACCTACGCCGACACCGGCGTCGACATCGAGGCCAGCGAGGACGCGACGGCGGCGCTGCTCGAGGCCTTCGGGAGCGATCTCACCACGGAGTACGCCGGTCTGCTCGACATCGGCGACCGCTACCTGGCGCTTGCGACCGACGGCGTCGGCACCAAACTGCTCGTCGCCGAGGCGATCGAGGACTACTCGACGGTCGGCATCGACTGCATCGCGATGAACGTCAACGACCTCGTCGCCGCGGGCGTCGAACCCGTCGCATTCGTCGACTACCTCGCGATCGACGAACCCGACGAGGACGTGGCGAACGGGATCGGCGAGGGACTGGCCGTCGGCCTCGAGGAGGCCGACCTGACGATGCTCGGCGGCGAGACCGCGGTCATGCCCGACGTCGTTTCCGGGTTCGACCTCGCCGGGACCTGTGCGGGCCTGGCGGCGAAAGACGACGTGCTCGAGGGGGAGGCCGCGGTCGGCGACGCCCTCGTCGGGTTCCCCTCGAACGGGATCCACTCGAACGGGCTCACGCTGGCTCGCGAAGCCGTCACGCGCGATCACGAGTATACGGATCCGTTCCCGTACGGTGAGGGGACGATCGGCGAGGAACTCCTGCGCCCGACCCGGATCTACACGGACCTGCTCGAGCCGATGGGCGAGCACGGCGTTCGGGCAGCGGCCCACGTGACAGGCGGCGGCTGGACGAACCTCCTGCGGATGGGCGAGCACAAATACGTCATCGACGATCCGTTGCCCGCTCAGCCGGTCTTCGAGTTCGTCCAGGAGGAAGGCAACGTGACCGACGAGGAGATGCACCGGACGTTCAACATGGGCACCGGGTTCGTCGTCGCGCTCCCCGAGGACCGCGCCGCGGACCTCGTCGCCGAGACGGACGGTCGGGTAATCGGCCACGTCGAGGAGGGTGACTCCGTCGAGATACGGGGCCTCTCGCTGTCATAGTCGCCCGATATCGAGTTCCGGCTCCTGGTTACCGATCACCCATCGGCGTCGCGTCGTCGCTCACCCGGAGGTCGTCGAGTTCCGCGAGCAGGTCGTCGACGTCCGGCCGATCGAACGTCGATCGTCCCCGGTGGACGAAGGCCAGTTTCGGATCTTCGCTCCGAAGGTCGACGATGACGACCTCGGGCATGCGGCCGAAGAAGTCGCTGACGTTCCCGAGAACCCCGAACCGAACGGGCTGATCGTAGGCGTCGCCGACGGCGGCGTCCGGATCGGCGAGCAACGGAAACGGAAGGTCGTACTTCTCCTGCCACTCCGCCGCGCTCTCGCGCGGTTCCGGAAGGATCGAGACGACCGCTGCGTTCCGTTCCCGGAAGTCGTCGATCCTGTCGGCCAGTTCCCGAACCTGGCTTCGACAGTTCGTACAGTAATAGTCCCGCTGGAAGAACAGGACCGCGAACTCGAGGTCCTCCGGCAGGTCCGCGAGCGAGAACGGGTCGGGTCCCGGGCCGACGTTCGGCAGCGAGAAGTCGGTCGGCGCCGTCGGTTCGGTGGTCATACCGTCGTGTTCGCCCTCGGCCGGAAAAGCTCCATCCCTCCTCGGGGATCAGCCCCCGTCGAACCGCCGTTCGATCTCGGCTTTCGTGTCCGCGATGACCTGCCGCTCGGCGCGTCGCATCGCCCGGATGGCCTCCTCGGTGTAGTCGATCGACGGGCTCGGCAGGGCGGCCGCGAACGGCCCGCCGAGGACCTCGCCCGGATCGATCTCGACCGCGAAGACGAACGCCTCCCCGTGTCGCTCGATCGGGCCGGTAAACGGGAAGACCTCCTCGGCGAGTTCGGTCGCTTCCGGGAGGTCGAACGCCGCGCGCGCCGCCGGCCAGAAGCGGTCCTCCGGCCGGTCGACGATCGGCGCGATCCCGTCGCCGAGACGCCGTAGCCGCTCGAGGACGGCCTCCTCGACGGCTCGCCGTTTCGCCGCCGAGACCCGCGGATCGAGCGCCTGGACGTAGCCGTCGCGTTCGAGCAACTCCTCCGCGAAGGCATCGATCGGCTCGTCCCCCTCGACGTACTCCAGGACGAGGCGGAACTGCTCGAGCGAGCCCCGTCGGTAGGCGTTCAGTTCCGGTTCGACGACGGCCCGCTCGAGCGCGTCCGCGTTTGTCCGGAGTTTGTCGACGACGGCTCCGCCGGGGCCGAGTCCCGACCCCCGGAGCGCGCGGGCGACGCTGAACTCCCGTCTGGTCGCCTCGATCGTGTCGTCGAGGAACCGCTCGAACCCGTTCCTTGCGGCCGTTCGAGTCATGTGGGCGGTTCTCAGGACGGGACCGTATTGAAGCTTCGTGGAATGTCGACCGACAGACATACCTTTTGCCGCTCCAACCTCGCACCGACTCGTGTCCGTCGCGAGACTTCGCTCGGCGGCCGTCGATCGCACGCCGCGACTCTGGTGTCTGTGGGCCGCGAGTCGACCGAGCCAGGTCGCGCTCGTGTTGCTCGTCTATCTCCTCGGCGTCGGCCTCTCGACTGCGGGGCCGCCGGTAGCCGCTGCGGAGACCGCGACGGGGCCGAGCGAGGTGACCGCCGAGCCGTTCCTCGGACCGGTAGTTGACGGCGCACTCGCGTTGCTCCCCGTCACGGTCGCGATCCACTACGCCAACGAGTACGCCGACGTCGAGACGGACGCCCTGACGGACCGGACGCCGTTTTCGGGCGGGAGCGGCGCGCTCGAGGCGACCGGCCTCCCGCCCGCTTTCCTCCGGCGGGCGACGATCGTCGCAGTCGGCCTCTCGGCGGCCGCGATCGTCGCCGGTCTCGTCGCGGGGGCGTTGCCGCTCGAGACCGTTGGGCTGTTGGTCGCCATTTTGATTCCGGGGCTGGCTTACTCCCTACGGCCGCTGACGTTGATTCGCCGGGGTGTCGGCGAGTTCGTCAACGTGGCGCTCGGCGGACTGTTGCTCCCGCTGTACAGCGTTGCGGCCGTCTCACGACCGACCGAAATCGCCGCCCTCGCGGTCGTCCCCTTCGCGCTCGCGGTCGGCTGTAACCTGCTCGCGACCCACTGGCCGGACCGGGAGGCCGACGCCGCGGTCGGCAAACGGACCCTCGTCGTGCGGTGGTCGCCCGACCGGGTCCGGCGCGTCTACGCCGTACTGGCCGGGGCGGCCACGGCGGTTACCGTCGGACTGTGGGGAGTCGACGTCCTGCCGACGACCGTGGCGCTTGCCACACTTGGGCCTCTGGCCCTGCTCGGTCGAGGCTGGTGGGTACTGACACGTCAGCGAAGCCCGTTTCCCTCGGTGCTCGCGATGGTCGGCGTCGCCGCAGGGTCGACCGCCGCGTGGTGGTGGGTCGGCGTCTTTTCGTGATGGAAGGCGAAAGCGAGACCCGGTTCCGTACGGATCGCATCCGACCGCGGACGGTTTTTACTTCGAGCGGCCGAAGGACCGACCGATGGCAGATCCGTTCGACGGCCGCGACGACGAGGTTGGAGAGGCCTCGACAGGGGGCCGACCGCCGTCGACCGATCCGACGACGCTGGCTCGAGACCTCCTCGAGCGCGTCAGGCGAGGGGAGTCGGCGGACGGCCACCTGCGGGCGCTGGCCGACCTCTCGAGGGCGGACCTCGAACCGCTCCGGAACGACCCGCGGGCGGCGCTCGCGTTCTGGCTGAACGCGTACAACGCGGCCGCGCAGTTGCTGCTCGAGCGGAACCCGGAGCTGTTCGACTCCCGCTGGCGGTTCTTCCGCGCGGAGGCGCTTGCGGTCGCCGGCGTCGGGTTGAGCCTGGACGACGTCGAACACGGCATCCTCCGGGGCGCGCGATCGAAGTACGGGCTGGGCTATCTGCCGCGACTGTCCCGGTCGGGCCTCCCGAAGGCGTACCGGCTCGAGCCCGACCCCCGAATCCACTTCGCGCTCAACTGCGGGGCCGCGAGCTGTCCCCTAATTCGACCCTACGATCCCGAGACGGTCGACGCTGCGCTCGACCGGGCGACGCGGACCCACCTCGAGACGACGGTCGATTACGATCCCGAGCGCGACCGCGTGCGGGTGCCGCGATACTGCCTGTGGTTCCTCGGCGACTTCGGCGGTCGCTCGGGGCTGTACGAGTTCCTCCGGGAGTTCGACCGGCTTCCGGAGGGTGCGAGGCCGTCGCTGCGGTTTCGTGACTACGACTGGACGAAGACGCCCCGGATGTTCGCCTAACTCCGTTCTACCGATCGGCTTCGGCGTCGGACGCCGCCGCTTTCCCCGTCGCCGACCGTATCGCGTCGAACTCCTCGTCGCTGTAGGCGATAAAGCGCACGTCCTCGAGCGTCTCAGGGTCGTATTCATCGATCTCTTCGCCGATGATCTCCGCCCCCTCGCGCAGGTCGAACCCGGCGACGCCACAGCCAAGCGCCGGGAGCACGAGCGACTCGCAGCCGAGTTCGTCCGCCGTCTCGAGCGCGTTCCAGGTGGCATCCCGAATGCTCGCTTCGGTGGCTTCTCCGTCCCCGTAGTGGGGCATCGCGGCCGCGTGGATCACGTGATCGGCGTCCAGGTCGTAGGCGTCGGTGACGGCGACCTCACCCAGTTCGACCGGCCCCTGCTCCATGGCCTCCTCGTTGATCCCTTCACCCGCGCCGCGTCGGAGCGCGCCGGCGACGCCCGACCCCATCCGGAGGCTGGTGCCGGCGGCATTGACGAGCGCGTCGGCAGACTGTGCGGCGATGTCGCCCTGGACGACGTCGTACTTCATACGCGTATGTACGACCGCGACCAGTTTGAAAGTAGCCTCTCCCCACGTTCGAACGCACCGGGACGCTGGCGGGTGCTCTCCGATCACTACCGCGGGACCGGTTCGGTTCCCAGAGAGTTAGGTCGACCAAAACCCTTTTAGATTTAGGCCCGCCTAACTCCACGTGATGGACGTACCCGCCCGCAGGCAGGACACCGATGCCGACGAAGAACTCGAGGAGCCGGCAACGATCGTGACCAGCCACGAGACGCGCCCCGGCAAGATCGTGTTCACCGAGCGCGACAACGCCGACGGCTGGATCGCGACCGATCTCACCGTCGACCTCGAGCGGTAGCGGCGGTCCTCCCGTTCCCCGCTGACTCCCTTCGCCAGCCTTCGCCTCATCCGTCTCCGTACCTCCATCCCCCACTTTCC of the Halobiforma lacisalsi AJ5 genome contains:
- a CDS encoding YMGG-like glycine zipper-containing protein — translated: MRDRLTNVLRRARYAAIGAAIGAAIGALFSRNAASTGGAIGGLVGAIVAETRETADELLEEAKERTGKTD
- a CDS encoding RNA-guided endonuclease InsQ/TnpB family protein, whose protein sequence is MEYSHRYHAYPTQEVAAELEHHLDVHRQLYNHVRCDYEQAPEDDKPSEYDQNNKLPEWKRKWPVFGELHSKAAQATVARFHRNLSNLRKKKEKGYKVGRLKRQAPTEYQSVTYSQSGFDLDEKRGYDKYAYVRFSKIGWVKIRYSRPIPDHTTIKEVTFKKETTGEWFVSFGLETDDTDLPEKPDVESLDTSNSVGIDLGILNYIHTSDGKTVDWLDLEDDYERLRREQRKLSRKEKGSNNYEKQRREVAKGKRHLKRKVLDYQHKITTWLVKEYDAVFVEDLNVSGMLQGEGNARNKQDVAWRQFITLLEYKADLYGAHVVQVEARGTTKECASCGVETAKPIWVREHSCPSCGFKTDRDANAAMNVLQRGFSELGLGWPESTPVETVTATGTADFQRVSASHVIETGSLPS
- a CDS encoding S66 family peptidase, with product MSDFVTPPPLERGDRIAVVAPASNPRSEFPHVYDLGLERLREVFDLEPVEYPTVSMTDEELSGAEGPEARAKDLMDAFEDPDVDGVVAVIGGNDQIGVLEHLEPDVFRKNPTRFYGYSDNTNLALYLWNLGIVSYQGPMVFTELGMDGSMFEYGIEYAERAFFEESLGELRPADRFTDEPGDWTDPNDIEEPRNTESNPGWQWAGGDDPVSGRVWGGCLEILDQQFLAGRYLPDEDDLEGTILALETSEELPEPTWVAGALRALGERGLLERFDGVLVGRPPARSHLEDRPPERRETYRENQRTAIEEVFATYNPSAPIVFDVDFGHTYPTAPIPIGGRVEIDPGAERIRFE
- a CDS encoding acyl-CoA thioesterase; protein product: MTDLIETVVENREMVQPNHANMLEVAHGGNVMKWMDEVGAMSAMRFSGETCVTARVNSMNFERPIPVGDTAYITAYVYEAGTSSVKVRLVAEREDLRTREREKTTESYFVYVAIDENNKPTTVPELTVSTEEEERLRREAIDGENGN
- a CDS encoding TraB/GumN family protein, giving the protein MSDGGGVDVPEPPDRPESEPGGDGNRGTGSVDVLGTAHVSQASVDEVHETVDRDQPDVVAVELDEGRYRQMQGGTPDDLEAEDLLSGNTVFQFLAYWMLSYVQSRLGDQFDVEPGADMQAAIEAAERNGSGVALVDRDIQVTIQRFWRRLSFTEKLKMIGGLALGITDPRTIGLALGAAAGVLAGIVLTVFVGPFLGYGDALLLGVENPTTLQYVGAVGAGAVGGVLLGLLFLPSLETVADDDGRLDGFTVRLLGGAAIGIAACLGLVATGTFVGPFSAANLEGAGVYSIRGALGAVAGLGFGVVAGGVLGLLLDALGGDVEEVDEIDIEEMTDGDVVGAMMEEFRQFSPRGANALIDERDAYIAHNLHQLRQQGYEVLAVVGAGHRAGIERYLANPEELPPMESLTGTASGRRFSPVKLFGYLVMLAFFGFFFLLIMAGVRNTFLLQLFAAWFLFNGIFAFTLARLAGARWSSAGVGGLVAWLTSINPMLAPGWFAGYVELKHRPVNVRDIQTLNEIVGDTERPIGEAVEDMFDVPLFRLIMIVALTNIGSLIATVLFPLVVLPYLAPDIGGVDALMNELLRGAENSLELLREALR
- a CDS encoding zinc metalloprotease, whose translation is MSVRADRRSQPGPELTFSDKELFDLAVSWLVLSVAFALLLRPIHRVDGISLGSFVTMVGLSFVTVGVAFLLHELAHKVVAIEYGQIAEFRADYQMLFLAIMSALIGFLFAAPGAVYHRGRITKRENAMVAVAGPVTNHLLAVLFLPLMVFGGYLGVIGHMGVLINLFLAAFNMLPFGPLDGKTVLEWNTGVFGAVFALSVALLAGFVVLFGFW
- the purM gene encoding phosphoribosylformylglycinamidine cyclo-ligase, which codes for MTESADDGEGQKQEQEQEQDQDQDQDQDQDQERLTYADTGVDIEASEDATAALLEAFGSDLTTEYAGLLDIGDRYLALATDGVGTKLLVAEAIEDYSTVGIDCIAMNVNDLVAAGVEPVAFVDYLAIDEPDEDVANGIGEGLAVGLEEADLTMLGGETAVMPDVVSGFDLAGTCAGLAAKDDVLEGEAAVGDALVGFPSNGIHSNGLTLAREAVTRDHEYTDPFPYGEGTIGEELLRPTRIYTDLLEPMGEHGVRAAAHVTGGGWTNLLRMGEHKYVIDDPLPAQPVFEFVQEEGNVTDEEMHRTFNMGTGFVVALPEDRAADLVAETDGRVIGHVEEGDSVEIRGLSLS
- a CDS encoding peroxiredoxin family protein, producing the protein MTTEPTAPTDFSLPNVGPGPDPFSLADLPEDLEFAVLFFQRDYYCTNCRSQVRELADRIDDFRERNAAVVSILPEPRESAAEWQEKYDLPFPLLADPDAAVGDAYDQPVRFGVLGNVSDFFGRMPEVVIVDLRSEDPKLAFVHRGRSTFDRPDVDDLLAELDDLRVSDDATPMGDR
- a CDS encoding prenyltransferase, whose translation is MSVARLRSAAVDRTPRLWCLWAASRPSQVALVLLVYLLGVGLSTAGPPVAAAETATGPSEVTAEPFLGPVVDGALALLPVTVAIHYANEYADVETDALTDRTPFSGGSGALEATGLPPAFLRRATIVAVGLSAAAIVAGLVAGALPLETVGLLVAILIPGLAYSLRPLTLIRRGVGEFVNVALGGLLLPLYSVAAVSRPTEIAALAVVPFALAVGCNLLATHWPDREADAAVGKRTLVVRWSPDRVRRVYAVLAGAATAVTVGLWGVDVLPTTVALATLGPLALLGRGWWVLTRQRSPFPSVLAMVGVAAGSTAAWWWVGVFS
- a CDS encoding DUF547 domain-containing protein — encoded protein: MADPFDGRDDEVGEASTGGRPPSTDPTTLARDLLERVRRGESADGHLRALADLSRADLEPLRNDPRAALAFWLNAYNAAAQLLLERNPELFDSRWRFFRAEALAVAGVGLSLDDVEHGILRGARSKYGLGYLPRLSRSGLPKAYRLEPDPRIHFALNCGAASCPLIRPYDPETVDAALDRATRTHLETTVDYDPERDRVRVPRYCLWFLGDFGGRSGLYEFLREFDRLPEGARPSLRFRDYDWTKTPRMFA
- a CDS encoding macro domain-containing protein — protein: MKYDVVQGDIAAQSADALVNAAGTSLRMGSGVAGALRRGAGEGINEEAMEQGPVELGEVAVTDAYDLDADHVIHAAAMPHYGDGEATEASIRDATWNALETADELGCESLVLPALGCGVAGFDLREGAEIIGEEIDEYDPETLEDVRFIAYSDEEFDAIRSATGKAAASDAEADR